The Acidobacteriota bacterium genome segment GAAAGATATACTCGGACTTGATCTGGTCTTGAAGCCTTGATGCCATTAGGCCGTTATCGCCTGAGGCATGTTTTGTGATAAGGTAAGTGAGAAAGCACGGGGATTTCCGAATCGGCAGGAAAGTTGCCGTGTAGGCCATCAAGATCCGGAAGAGATTTCGAGAGAATTCCAAGGTAGGAGAACGAGACATGATTCGCAAGGGATTCATTCCGGCGATTGTCCTGACGGCCGCGATCGTTGTGGCGGCTGTCTTCCCGGGCTGTGCGGTCGTGAGGACGCCAGTCCCAGGACATGCCGAAGCTCCTCCCGCGGCATTGCGCGATACCCATGAAATGCTCGACACCGTCCTTTGGGTCCAGACCTCCGCGGAATTCCGGATCCTGGCGAAGTCCGCTTTCGCCCGGGCGGCGGCGGTGCTCGACGCCGCGCTCGTCGACGCCGGTTGGACGGCGGCTCTGGAACAGACCGAGCCCTTTGAGGATCTTCCTCCGGCCGTTATCCTGGATATCGATGAGACCGTCCTCGACAATTCGCCCTTCCAGGGGCGCCTCATTGCCGACCGGATCGTCTTCGACCGGGCGCTTTGGACGGAGTGGACCCAGCGGCGGGCGGCGCCTCCCATTCCCGGAGCGCCGGACTTCCTGGCCTACGCGGTTGCCAGAGGCGTGACGGTGTTCTACGTCACCAACCGGGATGCCTCCCAGGAAGAGGATACCCGGCAGAATCTTCTTGACCTCGGCCTTCCGGTCCGGAGGGATATCGACAACGTTCTCACCCGGAATGAAAACGGCTGGACGTCCGCCGACAAGAGCGAACGCCGCGCTCACGTCTGCCGGGATTACCGGGTGCTTCTGCTCGTGGGCGACGATCTGGGGGATTTCGTCTCGGGTGCGAGGGATTCGCTGGAGAAGCGCACCCGGCTCGCCGATGCCCACTCCGCTTATTGGGAAGACCGATGGATTCTCATCCCAAACCCGATGTACGGATCCTGGGAATCCGCTCTCTACGGGTTCGATTCCCGGTTACCGGAAAAGGCCGTTCTTGACGCGAAATTCAAGGCCGTGAAGATGTTTTAGCTGATTAAAACGCTCCGAGCTGGCAGCGCTTGATCTTGAACTTCATGCCGTCGGCCAGGAATCCGGCCGCGGCGCGAGGGATGCCGAATCGCCCGGCGAGGGCCCAGATCGAGGCGCAGGAGAGACTTCCGTCCGAGTCGACCGCGGCATGAGCGGCCTCTTCGAATCCGCCGGGCGTCTCCGGCTCTTTCCAATCGGGCTGATCCCAGGCTTTGGCGTGACCGGGAAATCCAAAGAGGCCGATCTGGCACCGGCTGAGATGGACGTCGAGGTCGTCGGCCGCCTCGCCCACGGTCTTGGGCGCGACGCCTTTCTCCGCCGCCAGGGCGAAGGCCGCCGTGCAGTCGAGTGTGCCGCCTTGGATGCGGTCGCGAACGGCCTCGGCCAGCGCAGGATCAACCGCCCGGTTGACGGCCCGGTCTTTATCTTTGAGCGCCATGGAAACTCCTCTCTTGTGGATTGACTTCTATGTATCATCCCCTACGCGGCCCTGTCAACGCGGGCCGGCATCATCACGCCAGAAAAGCCGATTTGTGATAAAATACATCTATGAAAAACGGAGTCAAAATCGTCCGGCTTGAGAGAGCGGACGATCTCGATTTCGAGCGCTGGCTGAAGGCGTCTCCGGCCGAGAAACTGGACACGCTTCAATATCTCCGGGAAATGGTCTATGATCTGAAAAATGAGAGTCGAAAAGGATTACAGAGAGTTCTTACAGTTACTCGCCGCGAAAAAGGCTAAATATCTGATCGTCGGAGGATTCGCCTTTTCCTTTTATGCCGAGCCGCGTTACACGAAAGATATCGATATCCTTGTCGAGGCGACGGAAGAGAACGGGGCCAGAATCGTTGCCGCCATCGCTGAGTTCTGGGGAACGAAACCGGAGGTCGAGCCGGCCGACTTCCTGCAGCCCGACGTGATCGTCCAGCTCGGCTTCGAGCCGGTCAGGATCGATATCATTACGGCCTGTGCCGGGATCAAATTCCGTTCGGCCTGGAAAAACAGAACCAGGGCGAAATACGGCGATGTCGATGTTTTTTTTATTTCGCTCGACGATCTGATCAAAAATAAAAAAGCGGTCGGGCGGGACAGGGATCGACTCGACGTCAAATATCTCGAGAAGGTCAGAAAGGCAAAAGAGAAATAGATCGAGGTCCGTTTGCCTCTCCGTTGTGCCTTGTGATAATATCGCGTCTCGAACCCGCGGCATCGTGCGGCGGGATCGATCTCCGAACGGCCGGGCCTAAAGAGCGGCGCACAGCCCTCCACGGCCGGTCGTCGATGCGCCGGTCCTGAACCGGCCGAGGTCGGGATGGAAACGCCCCGGCCGCCCGTGCTTGGAAAGGAGAACCCGTGATTCGCTCAACGCAAAAGCATCTCATCAATCGGAATATTACAATCTGTCTTTGTTTGATTTTTGTTGTTATGGTTTCATTGGTGGTGCGGGAGCTATATTCGACACCCTCTGCTATCATTTCTGCCACAACCGCAACCCCCCCGGCACGAGACTCCGCCAGATCAACTGCCCAACCCCCTCTCATCATCACCGACGCCTCCGGGAAGGATATCCGCCTCCCCGCCCTCCCGCAGCGCTTGGCTGTCGTCGGGCGCGGGCCGCAGTACCTCCTCCACCTCCTCTACATGTTCCCCGAGGGTCCCGACCGCCTTGTCGGCATGGAGCAGCGGGGGAAAACGGCAAGCGACTTCCTGACGGCGCTTTTCCCGGGAATCGACGCCAAGCTCACGCTCCTTCCCAATCCCGGCCCCGAGGCCGTAGCCGGACTCCATCCAGACCTCGTCCTCATGAAAGGCACGGGTTCCGATCCGCTGGCCGACGCCCTGGCCAAGGTCGGCATCCCGACGGCCTTCCTGAACCTGGAAACGCCGGAGGAGTACTACCGGGACATCGTCAATCTGGGCGTCCTCCTGGGAAACAACGCCCAGGCCGACCGGATCGTCGCCTTCTACAGGAAAAACGTCGCCCGTGTCGAAGAGGCGCTCTCCGGGCTCACCGCCGCCGACCGGCCCTCCGTCCTCGTGGCCATGGGCAACATGCAGCGCGGCAAATACGCCGTCCGCGTTCCGGCCGTCCCCTGGATGCAGACCTTCCAGGTCCGCGCCGGCGGCGGCAGTCCCGTCTGGCTTGACGCCGCAGAGCGTGCGGGCGGCTGGGCCGTCGTCAACCTCGAACAGATCGCCGCCTGGGACCCCGACCGCATCGTCTTCATCGTCTGGTACTCCATCGAAGCCCCGGCCTTCCTGGACTGGCTGGCCTCGGACCGCCAATGGAAAAACATCCGAGCCGTCCGTGAGGAGAACGTCCGCTACTTCCCCACGGACTTCTATG includes the following:
- a CDS encoding HAD family acid phosphatase, which codes for MIRKGFIPAIVLTAAIVVAAVFPGCAVVRTPVPGHAEAPPAALRDTHEMLDTVLWVQTSAEFRILAKSAFARAAAVLDAALVDAGWTAALEQTEPFEDLPPAVILDIDETVLDNSPFQGRLIADRIVFDRALWTEWTQRRAAPPIPGAPDFLAYAVARGVTVFYVTNRDASQEEDTRQNLLDLGLPVRRDIDNVLTRNENGWTSADKSERRAHVCRDYRVLLLVGDDLGDFVSGARDSLEKRTRLADAHSAYWEDRWILIPNPMYGSWESALYGFDSRLPEKAVLDAKFKAVKMF
- a CDS encoding ABC transporter substrate-binding protein produces the protein MAVVGRGPQYLLHLLYMFPEGPDRLVGMEQRGKTASDFLTALFPGIDAKLTLLPNPGPEAVAGLHPDLVLMKGTGSDPLADALAKVGIPTAFLNLETPEEYYRDIVNLGVLLGNNAQADRIVAFYRKNVARVEEALSGLTAADRPSVLVAMGNMQRGKYAVRVPAVPWMQTFQVRAGGGSPVWLDAAERAGGWAVVNLEQIAAWDPDRIVFIVWYSIEAPAFLDWLASDRQWKNIRAVREENVRYFPTDFYGWDSPDVRWILGLTWMAASLHPERFPDYDIANEVRSFYGELYGLDAATIDAEIVSRIKTDFR
- a CDS encoding DUF6036 family nucleotidyltransferase → MRVEKDYREFLQLLAAKKAKYLIVGGFAFSFYAEPRYTKDIDILVEATEENGARIVAAIAEFWGTKPEVEPADFLQPDVIVQLGFEPVRIDIITACAGIKFRSAWKNRTRAKYGDVDVFFISLDDLIKNKKAVGRDRDRLDVKYLEKVRKAKEK